ACAGTATATCGGAGTTTATGGATTCTGGAAAATTCTGACATCTGGGGTCTCATATAAGCGCCTTTATCGAAAATTTCTTTATACGTTGCTATGATGATCACCTTATGAAATGGGTCACAAGAGAGAAGGCAAAGGTAGATCGAATAGCATGCCCTTGGGTTATAAGCAGATTTGTTGATAAGGAAGCTAAGTTCTTTTTTGTGCCCAAGGAACAGGTCCTGAAATTCGCCAGGGATAACGGTGCAATAGCCTTCGACACTCCAGGAGCGGAGTTGATGCATTACGAGGAAAATGGGTATGAATACGTCAGTTTCGATGCGGTCATTAAGAAATACAAACTCCATGATCCCGCACTTCTGGAGCTGGCAAAAATTGTAAGATCGGCGGACGCCGAGCCTCCCGATGCAAAACCAGAAGGTGTTGGGCTGGAAGCCGCTGCCTTAGGGTTCCGGATAATAGCGAAGGATGACCATGAGAACATGAAACTCCAGTTCCCGATGTACGATGCCCTTTATGCATACTGTAAGTGGAGGATCGAAGAGGGGGGAAAACTTGAGCATTCCATATAACTTTCACCACAGCCGGATGGAACCCCACAGATTCCGTTCAGATGTCAATCGAAGACACCCTGGGCGTCTGCATTTCGCCATTTGATAGATTACCTGGCATGATAACTTTGTCCAGTTACGATGAGGCAAGTGATCAAAATCACTTTAGCGATACAGCTTTCCATGAGAAATTCTACTCAAATATGAGTAATTACTCAAAGTTTTAATATAAAGTTACAATCCCCAACTGTGTTCGAGGACCTGAACAGCAGCCCCCTGAGAGCATTTCACTTCAGAAATATCATTGTAAACGGCGTCGGTGTCTTTTCCGACTCGTACAACCTTTATGCATTTTCACTTGTATACTATACGGCAGCACAATTCCTTGGCCTGGATAGTGTGCAGAAATCACTTATTACGGCCTCCGCATTCTATGGAGCAGCCCTGGGTGCAGTATTGTTCGGTGTGGTAGCGGACAGGATCGGAAGAAAGCCCATGTATGGCATAGACCTTGCCCTGATTTTTGTCGGATCCATCGCGCAGCTCTTCATATATAATTTCCCAACCCTCTTCCTTTCGAGGTTTGCCATGGGATTCGGCATTGGTGGAGATTATGTGATGTCACCGGTAATCATGGCTGAAAATGCAAACTCCAGAGACAGGGGAAAACTCATGGCTACAACCTTCTCAATAATGTATCTTATGGGAGCGACGATGGCCGCCTTTGTATTGCAGGTAACGGCCCCCATTCTGCCGGTTTCAATTTCGTGGAGGGTGGTCCTATCCTTTGGCTCTATTCCCGCACTGCTAGTCATTTATTACAGGAGAAGGATACCGGAAACAACAAGGTTTCTCACACGCGTCAGGGGCCAGGTCCCCAAAGAAACGCAGGACATGACTCTTTCTGAGCAAAATAGATCGGGCAAAGATGTGATTACTTTCAAGGCAAGACTATTGACTTCGCTTCCGGTCATAATCACTGGTTCAATTCTCTGGGTGTTATACGATACCTATTCCACGACGTTCACGGTTTATGGGCCGATCACCATAGCATCTGCACTTGGGCTCACTCCCATAACCTTTACCTATGCTGCAGTTTTTATGGCAGGTTTGCCAGGGACTATTCTGTCGCTGATTCTCATTGACCGTATAGGCAGGAAGAAGCTGGTTGCCATTGGATATGCTGGTGTGTTTGCCTCCCTGCTGCTATTTGCCATTCTACTTATTCACCCATCCTTTTTTGGATTGTATGGAAGCATGCTAGTCCCTGGCCTTGTAGGTGTTGCCGCAGGATTGGGATTTACATTTTATCTTTTCAATTACCTATTTTCGGCACTGGGACCAGCAACCGTCATAGGCGGAACCATAATAGTTCCTGAGCTCCTACCAACGAAGGTCAGGGCAAGTGGACAGGGCATAAATGTATCCATCGATCGTCTCGCCAATGCCCTTGTGATCACGGCCTTTACTACACTTATAGCGTTCGTTGGTCTCGGATACATCGTGCTGATCTACGCGATGATAGCGATTGGGTCCAGCATCCTGATGTTTCGTGCGGTGCCAGAAGCAAAGGGGAAAACCCTGGAAGAGCTCGCAAGTGAGTCTCCCGTATGAGAGAGATCGAGAAAGCTGGGAAAGAAGATCTCAAAGATTTATAGGGAACACTGTTGCCCAGGCTGATTACGATGAATGCAGCAGTCACTGATGGGAACTGGGATGGTATAATCTCTTCTGATATTCTGGCAGGGCTTTAATGGGTGTGATGCCGATCCTAAAATAATGATCATTATCCAACAGGCCACAAACAGTGGAAGGAATCATCTTGTGTAAAGACTTCTACTCTGCCTGTGCAGGAAGATAAGACCTAGGGTTGCGGCCAGCGCTATGGCAGAAAGCGCTATGAATGCAAAACCAAACCCAAACTCACCACCTATATATCCGAAAAGTACAGGTACGATGACAAATATAATGTTATTGAAGCCTAGAAAATATGAATTAGCGCTGTTCCTTTCTTCAATACTGGTCCCTCTTGCTATGAGAATAGATGCCAATGGGAAGATAGAACCATGTGGTATTCCGAGTACAGCCATAATGACCAGAAAAATAATGAACGAGTGGGCTAATGGGATCAGCAAGATAGGGGCAATGGTCAGGATTGCAGACACTATCAATGGTGCGTAAAGTGCATTGAATGGTTTCACTGCCATCAACAATCTCGTTAGAAACGATACAATGAAGAAGTAGATGAAAGACGAATACGCCACACTCCCTGATACTTTGAATTCCTCTACAGCAAAGATCACGGTGAACGAGGTGATTGCGGCAAATGGCACATTGTAAATTGTATTTGCCAATACTGCATTCAAGAATCCCTTGTTTTTGAGTGTTGAAACTCCCCTCACCTCACCGCTGACTTCAGGGAATTTTATGAAGGGAGAAATTGCAGACCCGAGGATTGACAGGCCAACAAAGGGTAGAAAGACCT
The genomic region above belongs to Thermoplasmataceae archaeon and contains:
- a CDS encoding chromate resistance protein, whose product is MKWVTREKAKVDRIACPWVISRFVDKEAKFFFVPKEQVLKFARDNGAIAFDTPGAELMHYEENGYEYVSFDAVIKKYKLHDPALLELAKIVRSADAEPPDAKPEGVGLEAAALGFRIIAKDDHENMKLQFPMYDALYAYCKWRIEEGGKLEHSI
- a CDS encoding MFS transporter is translated as MFEDLNSSPLRAFHFRNIIVNGVGVFSDSYNLYAFSLVYYTAAQFLGLDSVQKSLITASAFYGAALGAVLFGVVADRIGRKPMYGIDLALIFVGSIAQLFIYNFPTLFLSRFAMGFGIGGDYVMSPVIMAENANSRDRGKLMATTFSIMYLMGATMAAFVLQVTAPILPVSISWRVVLSFGSIPALLVIYYRRRIPETTRFLTRVRGQVPKETQDMTLSEQNRSGKDVITFKARLLTSLPVIITGSILWVLYDTYSTTFTVYGPITIASALGLTPITFTYAAVFMAGLPGTILSLILIDRIGRKKLVAIGYAGVFASLLLFAILLIHPSFFGLYGSMLVPGLVGVAAGLGFTFYLFNYLFSALGPATVIGGTIIVPELLPTKVRASGQGINVSIDRLANALVITAFTTLIAFVGLGYIVLIYAMIAIGSSILMFRAVPEAKGKTLEELASESPV
- a CDS encoding MFS transporter, with amino-acid sequence FVATSYLNPMLARRTRRFVFIGSAFVIPVILLLFYFSSPILIWPLAIATGVVSGFVFPNLITSATVHRDHLVQMRLLAIYSLSLSLSLVIGPSLETWLLKFLNYREVFLPFVGLSILGSAISPFIKFPEVSGEVRGVSTLKNKGFLNAVLANTIYNVPFAAITSFTVIFAVEEFKVSGSVAYSSFIYFFIVSFLTRLLMAVKPFNALYAPLIVSAILTIAPILLIPLAHSFIIFLVIMAVLGIPHGSIFPLASILIARGTSIEERNSANSYFLGFNNIIFVIVPVLFGYIGGEFGFGFAFIALSAIALAATLGLIFLHRQSRSLYTR